CGCCCAGGTCAATTATGCGATGGGAACGGCGGCGGTCAATTTTGAGCCGTACAAGGTTGATGAGAAATCTATCCTGAAATCAATCATGAATCTGGGATACTCCCCTCATTTAGCGGAAAACGGTGAG
This region of Candidatus Zixiibacteriota bacterium genomic DNA includes:
- a CDS encoding heavy metal-associated domain-containing protein, which produces MERTKKLNLTIGGMKCASCAAGIEKGLSALQGVKIAQVNYAMGTAAVNFEPYKVDEKSILKSIMNLGYSPHLAENGE